In the Ranitomeya imitator isolate aRanImi1 chromosome 2, aRanImi1.pri, whole genome shotgun sequence genome, TACCTCTAGTCACAgcgtgtcattatcctttaccgcaagtgtcagtgtcctataccccaagtgtcagtatcaTTTTCCTGTACTCCAAGGGTCAGTGTGTCATTGTCCTGCACCCCAAATGTCATTATGCTGTACCCTAAGTGacagtgtcattatactgtaccccaagtgtcagtgtcgtccTGTGTCCCAAGTGTGTCAGTGTCATGTGTCCCAAGTATCATTGTCCTGTACCCTGTGTCATTGTCCTGTATCCCAAGTATAGGTGTCAGTGTCATTGCCCTGTGTCGCAAGTGTCACTGTCATTGTCCCGTCGTTGTGATGTTTTTTGGCTCTCTGATTGCCAGGAGGACTTGGAGGAGGATGTGACAAGTGGAGGCCGCACTGTCCAGGATTTCCCATCCCCCGTCATCTCCTTCCTTGAGTCTTAAACATGTCCAGGAAATAATCCCCTGTTCCTTCATCTATTCCAGAATTAGCTAAATCCCCTTGGAGCAGAACCAAAGATCGAAGGAGACTGCAGCAATAATCTGATCTTTGCTCTCCATCCTTCATCTGCTGTGGGGGGTGTTGGGGGTCTTGTGTCCAACAGTGTACTTACAGCCTCACACAACTCCTatcatttgttgtttttttttttttttttgcatgtattTCTGGGAAGGTTGAATAGTCATTAACATGTTAACTGTCATGGACGTTTCCACAGAAGCTGAGGGACCCAGCTTTCTCAGACCTCGGGTACAGCAGTCTAGTCCCCGTCACCTCGATGCATAATGAGCAGATCTACCATCATGGGGCAGGGAAAGCAGAGTGACAACCATTTCAGCCACCAAGCTTTCCCAGTATGCAGATGTTGTGATGGAGATGAGCAATGTAGGGATTTGAGAATTGAGACCCCTTTAATTGCTGGGATGGTCGCTCACAGCCGCCGTACTAACTGCAGCCTTCATATAGCCGTTATCTTTAAGGTGGTGACAGTTGGGGTTACAGCCAGTGGATGAGTCGGACATTTGAGGATCATCAGTAAGGAGCAATAATCTGCGAAAATGTATGAGTATATATAATATGTGGGGCAAACAAGGAAACCCAAGAGTGGCAAAAAATTACAGATTGTCCAAAAATAACCATGGGGCTCAGTCTGTGGCCATCCTGGGACATTGTACATGTCGGCCATGTTATAAAGAGTGCAGGTGTTGGTGAATTGATTTAGTATCGGGTCTACAACCATGGCACGACATGTCCGCGGGTAAGAACGATGGCCGAAATGTAGCGCACTTCTGTCTGGGGTGTGAATATCCTGCAGCAGATGCCATGTCTGCATGCTCTGACCAGGTCTGGTTTGGGATATACCAGGAAAGCGGGCAAATGTAAGGATCCAAGCGACTCTGGTGGGTCAGAGGTCTCTTGGAGTGCCCCCGGTATGAGTGTTCACTACCACGAGGGTACTCGATACTTTAATTCTGACCTcaatcttaaaggagttttccagtaAAGATCAGTTATCATCTGTCCACAGTGTAGGCGATAACTTATAGATCAGGGTCCAACGGATTTATTCCCTAGGGGGCTGCCAAAAAGCCAAGTTCAGCGctcatcatccacatatagaatgaATGGAGTGTAGGtggagcatgcgcactgccgctTCTTTCTGTCAATCGGCACGCGGGTCCCAGTGGTCTGACCGCCGACGATCAATACATTATTAGCTATCCTGTGATCAGCTTATTGTGACTATTAGGTAGAAAGGACACTTCATTTTTCAATAGTTTGTGTGACCACAGGGTCCCCTCTGGTGACTATGATGAGGGGCCGCAGAGCTGACGATCTTTTTTTCTTGCAGACGACTCCTCCTCTGAGAGCTGTAATGGGAATGTCTTTCCTGCACTGACTCCGTCCACCGCACCCGTCAGCACTGCCCTGAGCCGCTCCCTACCGGACATGAATGGGAACAGCACCAGCTCCGCCCCAGAACTCAGCGCCCCATCCGACGAGCAACCCATGAACCTCAGCGACAAGATTCGCCCACAATATCCCGCGGATGCTTGTACCACAGAGGCGATACGTAACCACGGAAAATACACTCTCAAAGCCACATCTGAGGTGAGGGCATCCCAGCGTGAGCGACCACTTTGTGTTTCAGGATCTCCGTACTGTGGTGTACAGCCAGAGCCGTCACTCCTTCCTAACCGGGCAGTATTTAGGTTTCCACGCTTTCGACCTTTTTTCTCTCTagccataactattttatattTCCATCAACCAGAGCTGTAGGAGaagttgtttttttgtgggacaagctgtgtttttttttatgaATCAAAAACATTTGTACTGAGCACTTTTACATCTTTTAAAATGGTTTCAACTTGTGGTTTTTAATGAGACCATTTACTTtactatatgaaaaaaaaaaaaaatgaaaaaaaggtgtGGGGAGATAGTGAAAAAAATCCCTGCAATTCCaccattatattttttatatacggtatatttttagtggttaaaaaaattcAGGGTCTTGTAATAAAaaatgtttgctatttttctgggaTCTGTAACCTTTTCATGTTTCCGTTGATGGATttgtgcgagggcttgttttttatgtggcgagctgtagtttttatttgtaccattttgtaTTTCTTGGGAGGAAATGCTGCATTTATTTTGTTACATAGGAATTTTTCAGATGCAGAGataccaaatgtgtttttttttaaactgggaAATAGggttaatttatatatatatattcaaactgctcataaaaataaagggaacacttaaacaacagaatatcacTCCAAGtggatcaaacttctgtgaaatcaactgtccacttaggaagcaacactgtttgataatcaatttcacatgctgttgtgcaaatggaatagacaacagatggaaattattggcaattatccagacacactcaataaaagagtggttctgcaggtggggaccacagaccacatctcagtaccaatgctttctggctgatgttttggtcacttttgaatgttggttgcgctttcacactcgtggtagcatgagacggactctacaacccacacaagtggctcaggtagtgcagctcatccaggatggcacatcaatgcgagccgtggcaagaaggtttgctgtgtctgtcagcatagtgtccagaggctggaggcactaccaggagacaggccagtacaccagaagatgtggagggggcagtaggagggcaacaacccagcagcaggaccgctacctcagcctttgtgcaaggaggaacaggaggagcactgccagagccctgcaaaatgacctccagcaggccacaaatgtgcatgtgtgtgcaaaacggttagaaaccgactccatgaggatggtctgagtgcccgacgtccacagatgggggttgtgctcacagcccaacaccgtgcaggacgattggcatttgccacagaacaccaggactggcaaattcgccactggcaccctgtgctcttcacagatgaaagcaggttcacactgagcacatgtgacagacgtgacagagtctggagacactgtggagagcaatctgctgcctgcaacatccttcagcatgaccagtttggcagtgggtcagtaatggtttggggtggcatttctttggaggacaacACAGCCCTCCAAGTgctcgccaaaggtagcctgactgccattaggtacatgagatgagatcctcagactccttgtgagaccatatgctggtgcagttggccctgggttcctcctaatgcaggacaatgtcagacctcatgtggctggaatgtgtcagcagttcctgcaagatgaaggcatcgaagttatggactggcccacccgtttcccagacctgaatccgattgaacacatctcggacatcatgtctcgcaccatccaccaaagtcacattgcaccacagactgtccaggagttggcagatgctttagtccaggtctgggaggagatctctcagtagACCATTtgccgcctcatcaagagcatgcccaggcattgtagggaggtcatacaggcacatggaggccacacacactactgagcatcatttccttgtcttgaggcatttacactgaagttggatcagcctgtaacttcattttccactttgattttgagcatcattccaactccagacctctgtgggatattagttgtgatttgcattgattatttttaggttttattgttctcgacacattccactatgtaatgaataaagatttacaactggaatatttcattcagtgatatctaggatgtggaattttagtgttcccttcagTTTTttgagctgtgtgtatatatatacaggtccttctcaaaaaattagcatatagtgttaaatttcattatttaccataatgtaatgattacaattaaactttcatatattatagattcattatccaccaactgaaatttgtcaggtcttttattgttttaatactgatgattttggcatacaactcctgataacccaaaaaacctgtctcaataaattagcatatttcacccatccaatcaaataaaagtgttttttaataacaaacaaaaaaaccaacaaataataatgttcagttatgcactcaatacttggtcgggaatcctttggcagaaatgactgcttcaatgcggcgtggcatggaggcaatcagcctgtgacactgctgagatgttatggaggcccaggatgcttcaatagcggccttaagctcatccagagtgttgggtcttgcgtctctcaactttctcttcacaatatcccacagattctctatggggttcaggtcaggagagttggcaggccaattgagcacagtaataccatggtcagtaaaccatttaccagtggttttggcactgtgagcaggtgccaggtcgtgctgaaaaataaaatcttcatctccataaagcatttcagccgatggaagcatgaagtgctccaaaatctcctgatagctagctgcattgaccctgcccttgatgaaacacagtggaccaacaccagcagctgacatggcaccccacaccatcactgactgtgggtacttgacactggacttcaggcattttggcatttccttctccccagtcttcctccagactctggcaccttgatttccgaatgacatgcaaaatttgctttcatcagaaaaaagtacttgggaccacttagcaacagtccagtgctgcttctctgtagcccaggtcaggcgcctctgccgctgtttatggttcaaaagtggctttacctggggaatgcggcacctgtagcccatttcctgcacacgcctgtgcacggtggctctggatgtttccacaccagactcagtccactgcttcctcaggttccccaaggtctggaatcggtccttctccacaatcttcctcagggtccggtctcctcttctcgttgtacagcgttttctgccacattgtttccttccaacagacttaccattgaggtgccttgatacagcactctgggaacagcctatttgttgagaaatttctttctgggtcttaccctcttgcttgagggtgtcaatgatggccttcttgacatctgtcaggtcgctagtcttacccatgatgggggttttgagtaatgaaccaggcagggagtttataaaagcctcaggtatcttttgcatgtgtttagagttaattagttgattcagaagattagggtaataggtcgtttagagaaccttttcttgatatgctaatttattgagacaggtttttttgggttatcaggagttgtatgccaaaatcatcagtattaaaacaataaaagacctgacaaatttcagttggtggataatgaatctataatatatgaaagtttaattgtaatcattacattatggtaaataatgaaatttaacactatatgctaattttttgagaaggacctgtatatatatatatatatatatatatatatatatatatatatatatatatatatgtatatatatatatatattgtagcaaaccctcagccgTGAGAAGTATTAGATCAGGGCTTATTTTATGTAATGATAAAGAATGGGTGGGGGGTCAGTAGTGTCGAAATTTCCCATTAACTTCTACTACTTGCTTCCAGTCCCCTCCTTACAGCTCAGGAAGTTATGACTCCATTAAAACAGAAGTGACAGAAGTCAGCGGTGGGGCAGAGGACCTGTCAGTAAGCCGGACCGCAGCGGTGGACGATGATGACGAAGATGACCACGAAGACAATGATCGCATCACAGACACAGAAGGGCTGGACCCTGAGCGTCTGAAAGCTTTTAATGTGAGCCCGGGGTTAATTATTGTCCTGGGGCGGGGGGAATAGGAGGAAGGTGACGTCCGCTATGACTGTAAATGGCGGCAAGTTTCCGCAGTGGGGAAATTACCCCAACATAAAGGGGGACATTCTACATGCAAAATATTTTTGTAACTGCATCCCATAATCCGctgcttgtgtgacatgtctccACCATTTCAGATGTTCGTCCGTCTCTTCGTGGACGAAAACCTCGATCGCATGGTCCCCATCTCCAAGCAGCCCAAAGAGAAGATACAGGCCATCATCGAGTCCTGCAGCCGCCAGTTCCCAGAATTCCAAGAGCGCGCCAGAAAGCGCATCCGCACCTACCTGAAATCCTGCCGGCGCATGAAGAAGAACGGCATGGAGATGGTGAGAACCGACCAGGATACTTGCAGGGTCTATGTGAGTTACCAGCTTGTCTACGTGTGGTGTAGCGTGGGCATGTAACATAGCAGTATGGGTTACATAATATACCGGTGCAGCGGGGCAGTGACGGTGTCTGTTATACCATGGCTCCTCCAAGCATGGAGGGGTGTATATGAGAAATCTGCACCCTCTTCAGGTCACTTCCTCTGAGGTGCCAGTTTAATTATGGTGTGTGGCTCCTTTATGAGATTTTGTGTTATTAAGACTGTACAGCAGACAGGCGCAGTCACTTAATGACCAGTCCGGGTCTCTGTCCCCAATGATTGTCTGACTCTGTATTCCAGATCCTCGCTGTTTTTCAcaatctctgcttgttgtcagtgaacACAAACAGGCTGAAAGTCTGCACAGAGCACTTTTGTCTCCACAATTGTCGCAGACCCTCCGCTGTGAGGATTATTAGAGATGTACAGGTGTTTTACTCTCACTGCCAGCAAGCAGAGATCCAGAAAGTGGTTGAGTAAGCACAAGGTATGTTAGAAACTTGTAGAACTTACAATGATTAAAAGGGTATTCCGCTAAGaaaatattaatatttatttacGGGACATATAATAACCTCAAGATCGGTGGGTGTCTGAATGCTTGATTCCATTGATCTCCAGAACGAGTCACGTTTGTCCAATGTTTGAATGGAGCGGCAGTGCGCATACTCGTCCACCTGCTCCTGCCCTACTTTCTCCAGTAGTACCATAGAGAATATAGTGGCAGTGCGCATACTCGTCCACCTGCTCCTGCCCTACTTTCTCCAGTAGTACCATAGAGAATATAGTGGCAGTGCACATACTCGTCCACCTGCTCCTGCCCTACTTTCTCCAGTAGTACCATAGAGAATATAGTGGCAGTGCGCATACTCGTCCACCTGCTCCTGCCCTACTTTCTCCAGTAGTACCATAGAGAATATAGTGGCAGTGCACATACTCGTCCACCTGCTCCTGCCCTACTTTCTCCAGTAGTACCATAGAGAATATAGTGGCAGTGCGCATACTCGTCCACCTGCTCCTGCCCTACTTTCTCCAGTAGTACCATAGAGAATATAGTGGCAGTGCACATACTCGTCCACCTGCTCCTGCCCTACTTTCTCCAGTAGTACCATAGAGAATATAGTGGCAGTGCGCATACTCGTCCACCTGCTCCTGCCCTACTTTCTCCAGTAGTACCATAGAGAATATAGTGGCAGTGCACATACTCGTCCACCTGCTCCTGCCCTACTTTCTCCAGTAGTACCATAGAGAATATAGTGGCAGTGCGCATACTCGTCCACCTGCTCCTGCCCTACTTTCTCCAGTAGTACCATAGAGAATATAGTGGCAGTGCGCATACTCGTCCACCTGCTCCTGCCCTACTTTCTCCAGTAGTACCATAGAGAATATAGTGGCAGTGCGCATACTCGTCCACCTGCTCCTGCCCTACTTTCTCCAGTAGTACCATAGAGAATATAGTGGCAGTGCGCATACTCGTCCACCTCCTCCTGCCCTGCTTTCTCCAGTAGTACCATAGAAAATATAGTGGCAGTGCACATACTCGGCCACCTGCTCCTGCCCTGCTTTCTCCAGTAGTACCATAGAGAATATAGTGGCAGTGCACATACTCATCCACCTGCTCCTGCCCTGCTTTCTCCAGTAGTACCATAGAGAATATAGTGGCAGTGCACATACTCGTCCACCTGCTCCTGCCCTGCTTTCTCCAGTAGTACCATAGAGAATATAGTGGCAGTGCACATACTCGTCCACCTGCTCCTGCCCTGTTTTCTCCAGTAGTACCATAGAGAATATAGTGGCAGTGCACATACTCGTCCACCTGCTCCTGCCCTGCTTTCTCCAGTAGTACCATAGAGAATATAGTGGCAGTGCACATACTCGTCCACCTGCTCCTGCCCTGCTTTCTCCAGTAGTACCATAGAGAATAGAGCGGCAGTGCGCATACTCGTCTACCTGCTCCTGCCCTGCTTTCTCCAGTAgtaccatagagaatgaatggagcagcagtgcacatacTCGTCCACCTGCTCCTGCCCTGCTTTCTCCAGTAGTACCATAGAGAATGGAGTGGCATTGTGTATACTCGTCCACCTGCTCCTGCCCTGCTTTCTCCAGTAGTACCATAGAGAATGGAGCGGCATTGTGTATACTCGTCCACCTGCTCCTGCCCTGCTTTCTCCAGTAGTACCATAGAGAATGGAGTGGCATTGTGTATACTCGTCCACCTGCTCCTGCCCTGCTTTCTCCAGTAgtaccatagagaatgaatggagcagcaatgCGCAGGCTCATGCCCTCTTTTCTCCAGCAGTACCATAatgaatagagcaacctttgagcaTGCACACTAGTGCGTGATTCAGACAAGGGACAAAAGTGCCTTGTTCTGGCGATTCATGGAGTCTCGGCAAGCAGACACCCATCAATTTAGAATTTCTTCTTTCCGGAATACCCCTATAAACTGGGCCGTATACAGCGCTCTTCATGAATCTGTGATGAAAATATACTGTGAACATAATGTACCAACCTGATCTATATGTAGGTGATACAGAGTCGGATAACTTAGGCTGTAGTATCACAATCAGGTTTAGATATCAGAGCGTTGGAATAATATGTGCCCCCCCCTTATTCCAGGCTCGGCCAACTCCTCCGCACCTGACTTCAGCTATGGCGGAAAATATCCTGGCTGCCGCCTGCGAGAGTGAGACCCGGAAAGCGGCCAAGAGGATGAGGCTGGAGATTTACCAGACAGCTCAGGTAACTCATATATATCCCAATCAGTGGTCGGCAGCGGTGGTCCCACCATCACACCTAGGCCCATAGAGGAGGGAAGGGCTGTAAATGGCGAATAACagtaatacacatatatatacagtacagatcaaaagtttggacacaccttctcatttaaagatttttctgtattttcatgactatgaaatctagattcttcaaagtagccaccttttgctttgatgactgctttgcacactcttggcattctcttgataagcttcaagagatagtcaccgggaatggtcttccaacaatcttggagttcccagagatgcttagcacatgttggccagctcaccccaaaccaactcgattgggttcagatctggtgactgtggaggccaggtcatctggcgtagcaccccatcactctccttcttggtcaaatagcccttacacagcctggaggtgtgtttggggtcattgtcctgttgaaaattaaatgatggtccaactaaacgcaaaccggatggaatagcatgccgctgcaagacgctgtggtagccatgctggttcagtatgccttcaattttgaataaatcccctacagtgtcaccagcaaagcacccccacaccatcacacctcctcctccatgcttcacggtgggaaccagccatgtagagtccatcgttcaccttttttgcgtcgcacaaagacacagtggttggaaccaaagatctcaaatttggactcatcagaccaaagcacagattt is a window encoding:
- the NOL4L gene encoding nucleolar protein 4-like isoform X3 — translated: MNDPTWADKEGSPGEEKMRSPQNVPGPEDDDSSSESCNGNVFPALTPSTAPVSTALSRSLPDMNGNSTSSAPELSAPSDEQPMNLSDKIRPQYPADACTTEAIRNHGKYTLKATSESPPYSSGSYDSIKTEVTEVSGGAEDLSVSRTAAVDDDDEDDHEDNDRITDTEGLDPERLKAFNMFVRLFVDENLDRMVPISKQPKEKIQAIIESCSRQFPEFQERARKRIRTYLKSCRRMKKNGMEMARPTPPHLTSAMAENILAAACESETRKAAKRMRLEIYQTAQEENTSLDRPSGLTQSSFSLPASSYNQDPVYMNGSLHYTYRGHGSVGSSLPATTSLQTGNHCNGPTDLSIKGLASSSTHTNTTNRAMPCAQLSPTEIGAVRQLIAGYRESAAFLLRSADELENLILQQN
- the NOL4L gene encoding nucleolar protein 4-like isoform X5, translating into MNDPTWADKEGSPGEEKMRSPQNVPGPEDDDSSSESCNGNVFPALTPSTAPVSTALSRSLPDMNGNSTSSAPELSAPSDEQPMNLSDKIRPQYPADACTTEAIRNHGKYTLKATSESPPYSSGSYDSIKTEVTEVSGGAEDLSVSRTAAVDDDDEDDHEDNDRITDTEGLDPERLKAFNMFVRLFVDENLDRMVPISKQPKEKIQAIIESCSRQFPEFQERARKRIRTYLKSCRRMKKNGMEMARPTPPHLTSAMAENILAAACESETRKAAKRMRLEIYQTAQEENTSLDRPSGLTQSSFSLPASSYNQDPVYMNGSLHYTYRGHGSVGSSLPATTSLQTGNHCNGPSVWRKSGEATIQAA
- the NOL4L gene encoding nucleolar protein 4-like isoform X4, which translates into the protein MNSLFFQDEISVTEEKLDMNDPTWADKEGSPGEEKMRSPQNVPGPEDDDSSSESCNGNVFPALTPSTAPVSTALSRSLPDMNGNSTSSAPELSAPSDEQPMNLSDKIRPQYPADACTTEAIRNHGKYTLKATSESPPYSSGSYDSIKTEVTEVSGGAEDLSVSRTAAVDDDDEDDHEDNDRITDTEGLDPERLKAFNMFVRLFVDENLDRMVPISKQPKEKIQAIIESCSRQFPEFQERARKRIRTYLKSCRRMKKNGMEMVRTDQDTCRVYARPTPPHLTSAMAENILAAACESETRKAAKRMRLEIYQTAQEENTSLDRPSGLTQSSFSLPASSYNQDPVYMNGSLHYTYRGHGSVGSSLPATTSLQTGNHCNGPSVWRKSGEATIQAA
- the NOL4L gene encoding nucleolar protein 4-like isoform X1, translated to MNSLFFQDEISVTEEKLDMNDPTWADKEGSPGEEKMRSPQNVPGPEDDDSSSESCNGNVFPALTPSTAPVSTALSRSLPDMNGNSTSSAPELSAPSDEQPMNLSDKIRPQYPADACTTEAIRNHGKYTLKATSESPPYSSGSYDSIKTEVTEVSGGAEDLSVSRTAAVDDDDEDDHEDNDRITDTEGLDPERLKAFNMFVRLFVDENLDRMVPISKQPKEKIQAIIESCSRQFPEFQERARKRIRTYLKSCRRMKKNGMEMVRTDQDTCRVYARPTPPHLTSAMAENILAAACESETRKAAKRMRLEIYQTAQEENTSLDRPSGLTQSSFSLPASSYNQDPVYMNGSLHYTYRGHGSVGSSLPATTSLQTGNHCNGPTDLSIKGLASSSTHTNTTNRAMPCAQLSPTEIGAVRQLIAGYRESAAFLLRSADELENLILQQN
- the NOL4L gene encoding nucleolar protein 4-like isoform X2, which codes for MNSLFFQDEISVTEEKLDMNDPTWADKEGSPGEEKMRSPQNVPGPEDDDSSSESCNGNVFPALTPSTAPVSTALSRSLPDMNGNSTSSAPELSAPSDEQPMNLSDKIRPQYPADACTTEAIRNHGKYTLKATSESPPYSSGSYDSIKTEVTEVSGGAEDLSVSRTAAVDDDDEDDHEDNDRITDTEGLDPERLKAFNMFVRLFVDENLDRMVPISKQPKEKIQAIIESCSRQFPEFQERARKRIRTYLKSCRRMKKNGMEMARPTPPHLTSAMAENILAAACESETRKAAKRMRLEIYQTAQEENTSLDRPSGLTQSSFSLPASSYNQDPVYMNGSLHYTYRGHGSVGSSLPATTSLQTGNHCNGPTDLSIKGLASSSTHTNTTNRAMPCAQLSPTEIGAVRQLIAGYRESAAFLLRSADELENLILQQN